A single region of the Brienomyrus brachyistius isolate T26 chromosome 10, BBRACH_0.4, whole genome shotgun sequence genome encodes:
- the LOC125750407 gene encoding PABIR family member 2-like isoform X9 has translation MAVFSSAGYARCRRSSVSVNPSSPGLFQALPLSPFPTSIERPVPQRQDESMELSLRGNLRQSASPLVPLPPITHWHDHIDQGLHSLDSGVTPNSSPSPTRRFKNRAALTTAVRWPVLTPLKRKGGVESDAPPKKLFVAGVTESPHVAGYTVSVSHPADSPQGDGSTSATTQGSPRSCHPNHPSL, from the exons ATGGCAGTGTTCAGCTCAGCTGGTTATGCCCGCTGTCGGCGGAGCAGTGTGTCTGTGAACCCCAGCAGCCCTGGCCTG TTTCAGGCGCTTCCTCTGTCCCCTTTTCCGACTTCCATAGAGAGACCAGTTCCCCAAAGGCAG GATGAAAGCATGGAACTCAGCCTGCGTGGGAACCTAAGACAGAG TGCTTCCCCTTTGGTGCCCCTTCCACCAATCACACACTGGCATGATCACATTGATCAG GGACTCCATTCTCTAGACAGTGGCGTCACACCCAATTCGTCACCTAGTCCAACAAGGAGATTCAAAAA CAGGGCAGCCCTGACCACTGCTGTAAGATGGCCTGTTTTAACACCGCTCAAAAGGAAAG GAGGTGTCGAGTCCGATGCCCCACCCAAGAAACTCTTTGTTGCTGGAGTAACTGAATCTCCCCATGTTGCTGGTTATACAGTAAG TGTCTCCCACCCAGCTGACAGCCCCCAGGGTGATGGGTCTACATCAGCCACGACGCAGGGCAGCCCCCGGTCATGCCACCCCAATCATCCCAGCCTCTAG
- the LOC125750407 gene encoding P2R1A-PPP2R2A-interacting phosphatase regulator 1-like isoform X8, giving the protein MERMEIDQCAGATVATGGGALRRSNSAPMITGVSSDGMAVFSSAGYARCRRSSVSVNPSSPGLFQALPLSPFPTSIERPVPQRQDESMELSLRGNLRQSASPLVPLPPITHWHDHIDQGLHSLDSGVTPNSSPSPTRRFKNRAALTTAVRWPVLTPLKRKGGVESDAPPKKLFVAGVTESPHVAGYTCLPPS; this is encoded by the exons ATGGAACGGATGGAAATTGACCAGTGCGCAGGCGCGACTGTGGCTACTGGAGGCGGGGCTCTGCGAAGGTCGAACAGCGCCCCCATGATTACTGGTGTCAG CAGCGATGGGATGGCAGTGTTCAGCTCAGCTGGTTATGCCCGCTGTCGGCGGAGCAGTGTGTCTGTGAACCCCAGCAGCCCTGGCCTG TTTCAGGCGCTTCCTCTGTCCCCTTTTCCGACTTCCATAGAGAGACCAGTTCCCCAAAGGCAG GATGAAAGCATGGAACTCAGCCTGCGTGGGAACCTAAGACAGAG TGCTTCCCCTTTGGTGCCCCTTCCACCAATCACACACTGGCATGATCACATTGATCAG GGACTCCATTCTCTAGACAGTGGCGTCACACCCAATTCGTCACCTAGTCCAACAAGGAGATTCAAAAA CAGGGCAGCCCTGACCACTGCTGTAAGATGGCCTGTTTTAACACCGCTCAAAAGGAAAG GAGGTGTCGAGTCCGATGCCCCACCCAAGAAACTCTTTGTTGCTGGAGTAACTGAATCTCCCCATGTTGCTGGTTATACA TGTCTCCCACCCAGCTGA
- the LOC125750407 gene encoding P2R1A-PPP2R2A-interacting phosphatase regulator 1-like isoform X1 — protein MERMEIDQCAGATVATGGGALRRSNSAPMITGVSSDGMAVFSSAGYARCRRSSVSVNPSSPGLFQALPLSPFPTSIERPVPQRQDESMELSLRGNLRQSASPLVPLPPITHWHDHIDQGLHSLDSGVTPNSSPSPTRRFKNRAALTTAVRWPVLTPLKRKGGVESDAPPKKLFVAGVTESPHVAGYTVSVSHPADSPQGDGSTSATTQGSPRSCHPNHPSL, from the exons ATGGAACGGATGGAAATTGACCAGTGCGCAGGCGCGACTGTGGCTACTGGAGGCGGGGCTCTGCGAAGGTCGAACAGCGCCCCCATGATTACTGGTGTCAG CAGCGATGGGATGGCAGTGTTCAGCTCAGCTGGTTATGCCCGCTGTCGGCGGAGCAGTGTGTCTGTGAACCCCAGCAGCCCTGGCCTG TTTCAGGCGCTTCCTCTGTCCCCTTTTCCGACTTCCATAGAGAGACCAGTTCCCCAAAGGCAG GATGAAAGCATGGAACTCAGCCTGCGTGGGAACCTAAGACAGAG TGCTTCCCCTTTGGTGCCCCTTCCACCAATCACACACTGGCATGATCACATTGATCAG GGACTCCATTCTCTAGACAGTGGCGTCACACCCAATTCGTCACCTAGTCCAACAAGGAGATTCAAAAA CAGGGCAGCCCTGACCACTGCTGTAAGATGGCCTGTTTTAACACCGCTCAAAAGGAAAG GAGGTGTCGAGTCCGATGCCCCACCCAAGAAACTCTTTGTTGCTGGAGTAACTGAATCTCCCCATGTTGCTGGTTATACAGTAAG TGTCTCCCACCCAGCTGACAGCCCCCAGGGTGATGGGTCTACATCAGCCACGACGCAGGGCAGCCCCCGGTCATGCCACCCCAATCATCCCAGCCTCTAG
- the LOC125750407 gene encoding P2R1A-PPP2R2A-interacting phosphatase regulator 1-like isoform X4, producing MERMEIDQCAGATVATGGGALRRSNSAPMITGVSSDGMAVFSSAGYARCRRSSVSVNPSSPGLALPLSPFPTSIERPVPQRQDESMELSLRGNLRQSASPLVPLPPITHWHDHIDQGLHSLDSGVTPNSSPSPTRRFKNRAALTTAVRWPVLTPLKRKGGVESDAPPKKLFVAGVTESPHVAGYTVSVSHPADSPQGDGSTSATTQGSPRSCHPNHPSL from the exons ATGGAACGGATGGAAATTGACCAGTGCGCAGGCGCGACTGTGGCTACTGGAGGCGGGGCTCTGCGAAGGTCGAACAGCGCCCCCATGATTACTGGTGTCAG CAGCGATGGGATGGCAGTGTTCAGCTCAGCTGGTTATGCCCGCTGTCGGCGGAGCAGTGTGTCTGTGAACCCCAGCAGCCCTGGCCTG GCGCTTCCTCTGTCCCCTTTTCCGACTTCCATAGAGAGACCAGTTCCCCAAAGGCAG GATGAAAGCATGGAACTCAGCCTGCGTGGGAACCTAAGACAGAG TGCTTCCCCTTTGGTGCCCCTTCCACCAATCACACACTGGCATGATCACATTGATCAG GGACTCCATTCTCTAGACAGTGGCGTCACACCCAATTCGTCACCTAGTCCAACAAGGAGATTCAAAAA CAGGGCAGCCCTGACCACTGCTGTAAGATGGCCTGTTTTAACACCGCTCAAAAGGAAAG GAGGTGTCGAGTCCGATGCCCCACCCAAGAAACTCTTTGTTGCTGGAGTAACTGAATCTCCCCATGTTGCTGGTTATACAGTAAG TGTCTCCCACCCAGCTGACAGCCCCCAGGGTGATGGGTCTACATCAGCCACGACGCAGGGCAGCCCCCGGTCATGCCACCCCAATCATCCCAGCCTCTAG
- the LOC125750407 gene encoding P2R1A-PPP2R2A-interacting phosphatase regulator 1-like isoform X5, whose amino-acid sequence MERMEIDQCAGATVATGGGALRRSNSAPMITGVSDGMAVFSSAGYARCRRSSVSVNPSSPGLALPLSPFPTSIERPVPQRQDESMELSLRGNLRQSASPLVPLPPITHWHDHIDQGLHSLDSGVTPNSSPSPTRRFKNRAALTTAVRWPVLTPLKRKGGVESDAPPKKLFVAGVTESPHVAGYTVSVSHPADSPQGDGSTSATTQGSPRSCHPNHPSL is encoded by the exons ATGGAACGGATGGAAATTGACCAGTGCGCAGGCGCGACTGTGGCTACTGGAGGCGGGGCTCTGCGAAGGTCGAACAGCGCCCCCATGATTACTGGTGTCAG CGATGGGATGGCAGTGTTCAGCTCAGCTGGTTATGCCCGCTGTCGGCGGAGCAGTGTGTCTGTGAACCCCAGCAGCCCTGGCCTG GCGCTTCCTCTGTCCCCTTTTCCGACTTCCATAGAGAGACCAGTTCCCCAAAGGCAG GATGAAAGCATGGAACTCAGCCTGCGTGGGAACCTAAGACAGAG TGCTTCCCCTTTGGTGCCCCTTCCACCAATCACACACTGGCATGATCACATTGATCAG GGACTCCATTCTCTAGACAGTGGCGTCACACCCAATTCGTCACCTAGTCCAACAAGGAGATTCAAAAA CAGGGCAGCCCTGACCACTGCTGTAAGATGGCCTGTTTTAACACCGCTCAAAAGGAAAG GAGGTGTCGAGTCCGATGCCCCACCCAAGAAACTCTTTGTTGCTGGAGTAACTGAATCTCCCCATGTTGCTGGTTATACAGTAAG TGTCTCCCACCCAGCTGACAGCCCCCAGGGTGATGGGTCTACATCAGCCACGACGCAGGGCAGCCCCCGGTCATGCCACCCCAATCATCCCAGCCTCTAG
- the LOC125750692 gene encoding chromatin complexes subunit BAP18-like isoform X4, whose product MTSASAKVGEIFSAAGTAFTKLGELTMQLNPVADSSPAGAKWTDTEIEMLRSAMRRFCDDLNAISLVIKDRTVTQIKNTVKRKLYEDSGVPPPMNSPKKTAVTCGVPTPASQVAVASILQCPSTAPTTINKKTADEVNLSGLNDLDANSQLADIEGLGQGSSTKKVNFDQSENFLSPLSDLHLYPK is encoded by the exons ATGACTTCGGCTTCTGCCAAG GTGGGAGAAATCTTTTCAGCAGCGGGAACTGCATTCACCAAGCTGGGAGAACTGACCATGCAGCTGAACCCTGTTGCCGACTCCAGTCCGGCGGG AGCAAAATGGACGGACACAGAGATTGAAATGCTGCGCTCAGCCATGCGACGCTTCTGTGATGACCTGAATGCTATCAGCTTGGTCATCAAGGACCGCACTGT AACCCAGATCAAGAACACGGTGAAGAGGAAGCTGTACGAGGACAGTGGTGTACCCCCACCTATGAACTCCCCCAAGAAGACAGCTGTCACCTGTGGGGTCCCAACACCTGCCTCTCAGGTGGCTGTAGCCTCTATACTTCAATGCCCTTCCACTGCCCCCACTACCATCAATAAGAAGACAGCAG atGAGGTGAACTTAAGTGGACTTAATGACTTAGATGCGAACAGTCAACTAGCGGATATTGAGGGACTGGGTCAAGGATCCTCCACCAAAAAAGTCAACTTTGATCAGAGTGAGAATTTCCTATCACCTTTGAGCGACTTGCACTTGTATCCTAAATAA
- the LOC125750407 gene encoding P2R1A-PPP2R2A-interacting phosphatase regulator 1-like isoform X6, translated as MERMEIDQCAGATVATGGGALRRSNSAPMITGVSDGMAVFSSAGYARCRRSSVSVNPSSPGLALPLSPFPTSIERPVPQRQDESMELSLRGNLRQSASPLVPLPPITHWHDHIDQGLHSLDSGVTPNSSPSPTRRFKKAALTTAVRWPVLTPLKRKGGVESDAPPKKLFVAGVTESPHVAGYTVSVSHPADSPQGDGSTSATTQGSPRSCHPNHPSL; from the exons ATGGAACGGATGGAAATTGACCAGTGCGCAGGCGCGACTGTGGCTACTGGAGGCGGGGCTCTGCGAAGGTCGAACAGCGCCCCCATGATTACTGGTGTCAG CGATGGGATGGCAGTGTTCAGCTCAGCTGGTTATGCCCGCTGTCGGCGGAGCAGTGTGTCTGTGAACCCCAGCAGCCCTGGCCTG GCGCTTCCTCTGTCCCCTTTTCCGACTTCCATAGAGAGACCAGTTCCCCAAAGGCAG GATGAAAGCATGGAACTCAGCCTGCGTGGGAACCTAAGACAGAG TGCTTCCCCTTTGGTGCCCCTTCCACCAATCACACACTGGCATGATCACATTGATCAG GGACTCCATTCTCTAGACAGTGGCGTCACACCCAATTCGTCACCTAGTCCAACAAGGAGATTCAAAAA GGCAGCCCTGACCACTGCTGTAAGATGGCCTGTTTTAACACCGCTCAAAAGGAAAG GAGGTGTCGAGTCCGATGCCCCACCCAAGAAACTCTTTGTTGCTGGAGTAACTGAATCTCCCCATGTTGCTGGTTATACAGTAAG TGTCTCCCACCCAGCTGACAGCCCCCAGGGTGATGGGTCTACATCAGCCACGACGCAGGGCAGCCCCCGGTCATGCCACCCCAATCATCCCAGCCTCTAG
- the LOC125750692 gene encoding chromatin complexes subunit BAP18-like isoform X1: protein MKNTSKLEVGEIFSAAGTAFTKLGELTMQLNPVADSSPAGAKWTDTEIEMLRSAMRRFCDDLNAISLVIKDRTVRTQIKNTVKRKLYEDSGVPPPMNSPKKTAVTCGVPTPASQVAVASILQCPSTAPTTINKKTADEVNLSGLNDLDANSQLADIEGLGQGSSTKKVNFDQSENFLSPLSDLHLYPK from the exons ATGAAGAACACCAGCAAACTAGAG GTGGGAGAAATCTTTTCAGCAGCGGGAACTGCATTCACCAAGCTGGGAGAACTGACCATGCAGCTGAACCCTGTTGCCGACTCCAGTCCGGCGGG AGCAAAATGGACGGACACAGAGATTGAAATGCTGCGCTCAGCCATGCGACGCTTCTGTGATGACCTGAATGCTATCAGCTTGGTCATCAAGGACCGCACTGT CAGAACCCAGATCAAGAACACGGTGAAGAGGAAGCTGTACGAGGACAGTGGTGTACCCCCACCTATGAACTCCCCCAAGAAGACAGCTGTCACCTGTGGGGTCCCAACACCTGCCTCTCAGGTGGCTGTAGCCTCTATACTTCAATGCCCTTCCACTGCCCCCACTACCATCAATAAGAAGACAGCAG atGAGGTGAACTTAAGTGGACTTAATGACTTAGATGCGAACAGTCAACTAGCGGATATTGAGGGACTGGGTCAAGGATCCTCCACCAAAAAAGTCAACTTTGATCAGAGTGAGAATTTCCTATCACCTTTGAGCGACTTGCACTTGTATCCTAAATAA
- the LOC125750407 gene encoding P2R1A-PPP2R2A-interacting phosphatase regulator 1-like isoform X10: MAVFSSAGYARCRRSSVSVNPSSPGLALPLSPFPTSIERPVPQRQDESMELSLRGNLRQSASPLVPLPPITHWHDHIDQGLHSLDSGVTPNSSPSPTRRFKNRAALTTAVRWPVLTPLKRKGGVESDAPPKKLFVAGVTESPHVAGYTVSVSHPADSPQGDGSTSATTQGSPRSCHPNHPSL; this comes from the exons ATGGCAGTGTTCAGCTCAGCTGGTTATGCCCGCTGTCGGCGGAGCAGTGTGTCTGTGAACCCCAGCAGCCCTGGCCTG GCGCTTCCTCTGTCCCCTTTTCCGACTTCCATAGAGAGACCAGTTCCCCAAAGGCAG GATGAAAGCATGGAACTCAGCCTGCGTGGGAACCTAAGACAGAG TGCTTCCCCTTTGGTGCCCCTTCCACCAATCACACACTGGCATGATCACATTGATCAG GGACTCCATTCTCTAGACAGTGGCGTCACACCCAATTCGTCACCTAGTCCAACAAGGAGATTCAAAAA CAGGGCAGCCCTGACCACTGCTGTAAGATGGCCTGTTTTAACACCGCTCAAAAGGAAAG GAGGTGTCGAGTCCGATGCCCCACCCAAGAAACTCTTTGTTGCTGGAGTAACTGAATCTCCCCATGTTGCTGGTTATACAGTAAG TGTCTCCCACCCAGCTGACAGCCCCCAGGGTGATGGGTCTACATCAGCCACGACGCAGGGCAGCCCCCGGTCATGCCACCCCAATCATCCCAGCCTCTAG
- the LOC125750407 gene encoding P2R1A-PPP2R2A-interacting phosphatase regulator 1-like isoform X2 produces MERMEIDQCAGATVATGGGALRRSNSAPMITGVSDGMAVFSSAGYARCRRSSVSVNPSSPGLFQALPLSPFPTSIERPVPQRQDESMELSLRGNLRQSASPLVPLPPITHWHDHIDQGLHSLDSGVTPNSSPSPTRRFKNRAALTTAVRWPVLTPLKRKGGVESDAPPKKLFVAGVTESPHVAGYTVSVSHPADSPQGDGSTSATTQGSPRSCHPNHPSL; encoded by the exons ATGGAACGGATGGAAATTGACCAGTGCGCAGGCGCGACTGTGGCTACTGGAGGCGGGGCTCTGCGAAGGTCGAACAGCGCCCCCATGATTACTGGTGTCAG CGATGGGATGGCAGTGTTCAGCTCAGCTGGTTATGCCCGCTGTCGGCGGAGCAGTGTGTCTGTGAACCCCAGCAGCCCTGGCCTG TTTCAGGCGCTTCCTCTGTCCCCTTTTCCGACTTCCATAGAGAGACCAGTTCCCCAAAGGCAG GATGAAAGCATGGAACTCAGCCTGCGTGGGAACCTAAGACAGAG TGCTTCCCCTTTGGTGCCCCTTCCACCAATCACACACTGGCATGATCACATTGATCAG GGACTCCATTCTCTAGACAGTGGCGTCACACCCAATTCGTCACCTAGTCCAACAAGGAGATTCAAAAA CAGGGCAGCCCTGACCACTGCTGTAAGATGGCCTGTTTTAACACCGCTCAAAAGGAAAG GAGGTGTCGAGTCCGATGCCCCACCCAAGAAACTCTTTGTTGCTGGAGTAACTGAATCTCCCCATGTTGCTGGTTATACAGTAAG TGTCTCCCACCCAGCTGACAGCCCCCAGGGTGATGGGTCTACATCAGCCACGACGCAGGGCAGCCCCCGGTCATGCCACCCCAATCATCCCAGCCTCTAG
- the LOC125750407 gene encoding P2R1A-PPP2R2A-interacting phosphatase regulator 1-like isoform X3 → MERMEIDQCAGATVATGGGALRRSNSAPMITGVSSDGMAVFSSAGYARCRRSSVSVNPSSPGLFQALPLSPFPTSIERPVPQRQDESMELSLRGNLRQSASPLVPLPPITHWHDHIDQGLHSLDSGVTPNSSPSPTRRFKKAALTTAVRWPVLTPLKRKGGVESDAPPKKLFVAGVTESPHVAGYTVSVSHPADSPQGDGSTSATTQGSPRSCHPNHPSL, encoded by the exons ATGGAACGGATGGAAATTGACCAGTGCGCAGGCGCGACTGTGGCTACTGGAGGCGGGGCTCTGCGAAGGTCGAACAGCGCCCCCATGATTACTGGTGTCAG CAGCGATGGGATGGCAGTGTTCAGCTCAGCTGGTTATGCCCGCTGTCGGCGGAGCAGTGTGTCTGTGAACCCCAGCAGCCCTGGCCTG TTTCAGGCGCTTCCTCTGTCCCCTTTTCCGACTTCCATAGAGAGACCAGTTCCCCAAAGGCAG GATGAAAGCATGGAACTCAGCCTGCGTGGGAACCTAAGACAGAG TGCTTCCCCTTTGGTGCCCCTTCCACCAATCACACACTGGCATGATCACATTGATCAG GGACTCCATTCTCTAGACAGTGGCGTCACACCCAATTCGTCACCTAGTCCAACAAGGAGATTCAAAAA GGCAGCCCTGACCACTGCTGTAAGATGGCCTGTTTTAACACCGCTCAAAAGGAAAG GAGGTGTCGAGTCCGATGCCCCACCCAAGAAACTCTTTGTTGCTGGAGTAACTGAATCTCCCCATGTTGCTGGTTATACAGTAAG TGTCTCCCACCCAGCTGACAGCCCCCAGGGTGATGGGTCTACATCAGCCACGACGCAGGGCAGCCCCCGGTCATGCCACCCCAATCATCCCAGCCTCTAG
- the LOC125750692 gene encoding chromatin complexes subunit BAP18-like isoform X5 — MKNTSKLEVGEIFSAAGTAFTKLGELTMQLNPVADSSPAGAKWTDTEIEMLRSAMRRFCDDLNAISLVIKDRTVRTQIKNTVKRKLYEDSGVPPPMNSPKKTAVTCGVPTPASQVAVASILQCPSTAPTTINKKTADEVNLSGLNDLDANSQLADIEGLGQGSSTKKVNFDQRGLAS; from the exons ATGAAGAACACCAGCAAACTAGAG GTGGGAGAAATCTTTTCAGCAGCGGGAACTGCATTCACCAAGCTGGGAGAACTGACCATGCAGCTGAACCCTGTTGCCGACTCCAGTCCGGCGGG AGCAAAATGGACGGACACAGAGATTGAAATGCTGCGCTCAGCCATGCGACGCTTCTGTGATGACCTGAATGCTATCAGCTTGGTCATCAAGGACCGCACTGT CAGAACCCAGATCAAGAACACGGTGAAGAGGAAGCTGTACGAGGACAGTGGTGTACCCCCACCTATGAACTCCCCCAAGAAGACAGCTGTCACCTGTGGGGTCCCAACACCTGCCTCTCAGGTGGCTGTAGCCTCTATACTTCAATGCCCTTCCACTGCCCCCACTACCATCAATAAGAAGACAGCAG atGAGGTGAACTTAAGTGGACTTAATGACTTAGATGCGAACAGTCAACTAGCGGATATTGAGGGACTGGGTCAAGGATCCTCCACCAAAAAAGTCAACTTTGATCAGA GAGGCCTAGCATCCTAG
- the LOC125750692 gene encoding chromatin complexes subunit BAP18-like isoform X2, translating into MTSASAKVGEIFSAAGTAFTKLGELTMQLNPVADSSPAGAKWTDTEIEMLRSAMRRFCDDLNAISLVIKDRTVRTQIKNTVKRKLYEDSGVPPPMNSPKKTAVTCGVPTPASQVAVASILQCPSTAPTTINKKTADEVNLSGLNDLDANSQLADIEGLGQGSSTKKVNFDQSENFLSPLSDLHLYPK; encoded by the exons ATGACTTCGGCTTCTGCCAAG GTGGGAGAAATCTTTTCAGCAGCGGGAACTGCATTCACCAAGCTGGGAGAACTGACCATGCAGCTGAACCCTGTTGCCGACTCCAGTCCGGCGGG AGCAAAATGGACGGACACAGAGATTGAAATGCTGCGCTCAGCCATGCGACGCTTCTGTGATGACCTGAATGCTATCAGCTTGGTCATCAAGGACCGCACTGT CAGAACCCAGATCAAGAACACGGTGAAGAGGAAGCTGTACGAGGACAGTGGTGTACCCCCACCTATGAACTCCCCCAAGAAGACAGCTGTCACCTGTGGGGTCCCAACACCTGCCTCTCAGGTGGCTGTAGCCTCTATACTTCAATGCCCTTCCACTGCCCCCACTACCATCAATAAGAAGACAGCAG atGAGGTGAACTTAAGTGGACTTAATGACTTAGATGCGAACAGTCAACTAGCGGATATTGAGGGACTGGGTCAAGGATCCTCCACCAAAAAAGTCAACTTTGATCAGAGTGAGAATTTCCTATCACCTTTGAGCGACTTGCACTTGTATCCTAAATAA
- the LOC125750692 gene encoding chromatin complexes subunit BAP18-like isoform X3, translated as MKNTSKLEVGEIFSAAGTAFTKLGELTMQLNPVADSSPAGAKWTDTEIEMLRSAMRRFCDDLNAISLVIKDRTVTQIKNTVKRKLYEDSGVPPPMNSPKKTAVTCGVPTPASQVAVASILQCPSTAPTTINKKTADEVNLSGLNDLDANSQLADIEGLGQGSSTKKVNFDQSENFLSPLSDLHLYPK; from the exons ATGAAGAACACCAGCAAACTAGAG GTGGGAGAAATCTTTTCAGCAGCGGGAACTGCATTCACCAAGCTGGGAGAACTGACCATGCAGCTGAACCCTGTTGCCGACTCCAGTCCGGCGGG AGCAAAATGGACGGACACAGAGATTGAAATGCTGCGCTCAGCCATGCGACGCTTCTGTGATGACCTGAATGCTATCAGCTTGGTCATCAAGGACCGCACTGT AACCCAGATCAAGAACACGGTGAAGAGGAAGCTGTACGAGGACAGTGGTGTACCCCCACCTATGAACTCCCCCAAGAAGACAGCTGTCACCTGTGGGGTCCCAACACCTGCCTCTCAGGTGGCTGTAGCCTCTATACTTCAATGCCCTTCCACTGCCCCCACTACCATCAATAAGAAGACAGCAG atGAGGTGAACTTAAGTGGACTTAATGACTTAGATGCGAACAGTCAACTAGCGGATATTGAGGGACTGGGTCAAGGATCCTCCACCAAAAAAGTCAACTTTGATCAGAGTGAGAATTTCCTATCACCTTTGAGCGACTTGCACTTGTATCCTAAATAA
- the LOC125750407 gene encoding P2R1A-PPP2R2A-interacting phosphatase regulator 1-like isoform X7, which translates to MERMEIDQCAGATVATGGGALRRSNSAPMITGVSSDGMAVFSSAGYARCRRSSVSVNPSSPGLFQALPLSPFPTSIERPVPQRQDESMELSLRGNLRQSASPLVPLPPITHWHDHIDQGLHSLDSGVTPNSSPSPTRRFKNRAALTTAVRWPVLTPLKRKGGVESDAPPKKLFVAGVTESPHVAGYTIQVCSTIKQHVT; encoded by the exons ATGGAACGGATGGAAATTGACCAGTGCGCAGGCGCGACTGTGGCTACTGGAGGCGGGGCTCTGCGAAGGTCGAACAGCGCCCCCATGATTACTGGTGTCAG CAGCGATGGGATGGCAGTGTTCAGCTCAGCTGGTTATGCCCGCTGTCGGCGGAGCAGTGTGTCTGTGAACCCCAGCAGCCCTGGCCTG TTTCAGGCGCTTCCTCTGTCCCCTTTTCCGACTTCCATAGAGAGACCAGTTCCCCAAAGGCAG GATGAAAGCATGGAACTCAGCCTGCGTGGGAACCTAAGACAGAG TGCTTCCCCTTTGGTGCCCCTTCCACCAATCACACACTGGCATGATCACATTGATCAG GGACTCCATTCTCTAGACAGTGGCGTCACACCCAATTCGTCACCTAGTCCAACAAGGAGATTCAAAAA CAGGGCAGCCCTGACCACTGCTGTAAGATGGCCTGTTTTAACACCGCTCAAAAGGAAAG GAGGTGTCGAGTCCGATGCCCCACCCAAGAAACTCTTTGTTGCTGGAGTAACTGAATCTCCCCATGTTGCTGGTTATACA aTTCAGGTTTGCTCCACAATTAAACAGCATGTCACATAA